One genomic segment of Mus pahari chromosome 4, PAHARI_EIJ_v1.1, whole genome shotgun sequence includes these proteins:
- the LOC110319798 gene encoding histone H2A type 2-C, with the protein MSGRGKQGGKARAKAKSRSSRAGLQFPVGRVHRLLRKGNYAERVGAGAPVYMAAVLEYLTAEILELAGNAARDNKKTRIIPRHLQLAIRNDEELNKLLGKVTIAQGGVLPNIQAVLLPKKTESHKAKSK; encoded by the coding sequence ATGTCTGGCCGTGGCAAACAGGGCGGCAAGGCCCGCGCCAAGGCCAAGTCGCGGTCGTCCCGCGCCGGGCTGCAGTTCCCGGTGGGGCGCGTGCACCGCCTCCTGCGCAAAGGCAACTACGCGGAGCGCGTGGGCGCCGGCGCGCCGGTGTACATGGCGGCGGTGCTGGAGTACCTGACGGCCGAGATCCTGGAGCTGGCGGGCAACGCGGCCCGCGACAACAAGAAGACGCGCATCATCCCGCGCCACCTGCAGCTGGCCATCCGCAACGATGAGGAACTCAACAAGCTGCTGGGCAAAGTGACGATCGCGCAGGGCGGCGTCCTGCCCAACATCCAGGCCgtgctgctgcccaagaagacTGAGAGCCACAAGGCTAAGAGCAAGTGA
- the LOC110319797 gene encoding histone H2A type 2-B, producing MSGRGKQGGKARAKAKSRSSRAGLQFPVGRVHRLLRKGNYAERVGAGAPVYMAAVLEYLTAEILELAGNAARDNKKTRIIPRHLQLAVRNDEELNKLLGGVTIAQGGVLPNIQAVLLPKKTESHKPGKNK from the coding sequence ATGTCTGGCCGTGGCAAGCAAGGAGGCAAGGCCCGCGCCAAGGCCAAGTCGCGGTCGTCCCGCGCCGGGCTGCAGTTCCCGGTGGGGCGCGTGCACCGGCTGCTGCGCAAGGGCAACTACGCGGAGCGCGTGGGCGCCGGCGCGCCGGTGTACATGGCGGCGGTGCTGGAGTACCTGACGGCCGAGATCCTGGAGCTGGCGGGCAACGCGGCCCGCGACAACAAGAAGACGCGCATCATCCCGCGCCATCTGCAGCTAGCTGTGAGGAACGATGAGGAACTCAACAAGTTACTAGGGGGAGTCACCATCGCCCAGGGCGGGGTCCTCCCCAATATCCAGGCTGTCTTACTACCGAAGAAAACTGAGAGTCATAAGCCTGGAAAGAACAAATAA
- the LOC110319812 gene encoding histone H2A type 2-A: MSGRGKQGGKARAKAKSRSSRAGLQFPVGRVHRLLRKGNYAERVGAGAPVYMAAVLEYLTAEILELAGNAARDNKKTRIIPRHLQLAIRNDEELNKLLGKVTIAQGGVLPNIQAVLLPKKTESHHKAKGK, translated from the coding sequence ATGTCCGGCCGAGGCAAGCAAGGAGGCAAGGCCCGCGCCAAGGCCAAGTCGCGGTCGTCCCGCGCCGGGCTGCAGTTCCCGGTGGGGCGTGTGCACCGGCTGCTGCGCAAGGGCAACTACGCGGAGCGCGTGGGCGCCGGCGCGCCGGTGTACATGGCGGCGGTGCTGGAGTACCTGACGGCCGAGATCCTGGAGCTGGCGGGCAACGCGGCCCGCGACAACAAGAAGACGCGCATCATCCCGCGCCACCTGCAGCTGGCCATCCGCAACGACGAGGAGCTCAACAAGCTGCTGGGCAAAGTGACGATCGCGCAGGGCGGCGTCCTGCCCAACATCCAGGCCGTGCTGTTGCCCAAGAAGACGGAGAGCCACCATAAGGCGAAGGGCAAGTGA
- the LOC110320079 gene encoding histone H2B type 2-E, with the protein MPELAKSAPAPKKGSKKAVTKAQKKDGKKRKRSRKESYSIYVYKVLKQVHPDTGISSKAMGIMNSFVNDIFERIANEASRLAHYNKRSTITSREIQTSVRLLLPGELAKHAVSEGTKAVTKYTSAK; encoded by the coding sequence ATGCCTGAACTGGCCAAATCTGCCCCGGCTCCCAAGAAGGGTTCCAAGAAGGCTGTCACCAAGGCGCAAAAGAAAGATGGCAAGAAGCGCAAGCGCAGCCGCAAGGAGAGCTACTCCATCTATGTGTACAAGGTGCTGAAGCAGGTGCACCCGGACACCGGCATCTCGTCCAAGGCCATGGGCATCATGAACTCTTTTGTCAATGACATCTTTGAGCGCATAGCAAACGAGGCTTCTCGCCTGGCGCATTACAACAAGCGGTCTACAATCACGTCGCGGGAGATCCAGACGTCGGTGCGTCTCCTACTGCCCGGAGAACTGGCCAAGCACGCCGTGTCGGAGGGCACCAAGGCCGTCACCAAGTACACCAGCGCCAAGTAG